Part of the Streptomyces antimycoticus genome, GCTCACCGTCAAGCGCGACGGTAAGACGCGCACCGCGGAGCTGACCCTGGGTTCGGCGAGCAGCGGCTGACGCGCGATGTTGGCCCGGCCGTCTCCCGCGTCGACCCCGCCGCCAGGTACGGTGTTGAGTGGCCCAGGCCGGGGCCCCAGACGTCTTGAGGAGCTGCAAGGTGTTGGACATAGGACCTCTCGAGCTTGTCGCGCTCGTTGTCCTTGCGGTGCTCGTCTTCGGCCCGGACAAGCTCCCGAAGGTGATTCGGGATGTCTCGCAGTTCATCCGGAAGATCCGGGAGTTCTCCGACAGCGCCAAGGAGGACATCCGCTCCGAGCTGGGGCCGGAGTTCAAGGACTTCGAGTTCGAGGACCTCAACCCCAAGACCTTCGTGCGCAAGCATGTGCTGGACTCCGATGAGCTCGGCCTGAAGGAGATCCGTAACGGCTTCGACCTCCGTAAGGAGATGGCGGAGGTCGCCGACGCGGTGCACGGCCGGGAGAGTGATCCGCCGCAGGGCTCTTCAGGGGCTTCCGGCACCACCCCGCCGTCCCTGTCCAAGGGCGACTCCAGTACGCCTGACCTGCTGCGCAAGCGCGAGGAGCCGAGCCGCGAGGAGCGTCCGCCTTTCGACTCCGACGCCACTTGATCCCCCCGTATGCCCGGCCTGGTTGACCCGTATGGCTATCCTCCCTTTGTCCGGGGTGAGGGTCGCCCGAGGGGGGCGGGCCGCCCACAACGCAGGGCAACGAGGAGGCCGCGCGCACATGGAGACCACGGGTCGGCTAGGGGAACGAGGGGTGGCAGCGGCTGCGCAGGGGTTGCCCGCCGACGCCCGGCGGAGCGTCGACGGCTATCTGATGGCCGGCTTTCCCTGGTACGGGCTTGACGAGGCGTTCACCGGCCCCCGCTGGCTGATGCAGGTGGGCGCGGCGGCCGATGGCATCGTCGAGTACGGCTCGACCGGCCATGGCGAGGAGCCGTCGCTGCGCGTCGAGACCGATATGGATCAGCAGCGCTTCACGGTGGTCGTCACCGTCGCCAGCCGCCCGGGGCGGGACAGCGCCGACGGCACCGGCAAGCTGGAGGCCACCTCGGTCTCCTCCGCCGCCTGGCTGGCCGGTTCCGGTCTGTTGTCGTGCACCTGGCCGACGCGGATGGAGCGGGCGCTGCGTCAGGACTGGCTGGACCAGCAGACCGCGATCGCCTGGGAGCTGGCGGACGATCTGGAGGGCGAGAGCTGGTCGCAGCTGTCGCTCCCGGTGGACGGAGTGCCGACCGACTTCCACTACCGCGAGTCGGAGTACGGCTGGGTGCTGGCCGGAACGGCGGGCGAGGACGTGCACATCGGGGCGTACGGGCGCGGGATGAGCGCCTACGGCCTGGGGTTCGCGGTGGTCAAGGACATCACCCGCTACGACTCGTAAGGCAGGCGCCAAAGGCTCAGGGGCGGCTTCCCGAGGAAGCCGCCCCTGAGCCGTAAGGCCGTGGCCGCGCGGGCCGTAAGGCGTGGCCGAGCGCGCGCTCAGAACCTGGCGCTCAGAACTTGTTGCGCGGGGTGACGCCCAGCGACATGCCCGCGAGGCCGCGCTGCCGTCCGCCGATCTTGCCCGCGATCGCCTTGAGCGCGCTGCCCGCCGGAGAGTCGGGGTCGGTCAGCACGACCGGCTTCCCCTCGTCGCCGCCCTCGCGCAGCCGTACGTCGATCGGGATGGAGCCCAGCACCGGCACCGTCGTGCCGGTGGTCCGGCTGAGTCCGTCGGCGACCACCTGGCCACCGCCGGTGCCGAAGACGTCGACCATCTCGTCGCAGTGCGGGCAGGGCAGCCCGGACATGTTCTCCACGACGCCGACGATCTTCTGATGGGTCTGGACGGCGATCGCACCGGCCCGCTCGGCGACCTCGGCGGCGGCCTGCTGCGGCGTCGTCACCACCAGGATCTCGGCGTTGGGCACCAGCTGGGCCACGGAGATCGCGATATCGCCGGTGCCCGGGGGAGGTCGAGGAGCAGCACATCGAGGTCGCCCCAGTAGACATCCGCCAGGAACTGCTGGAGCGCGCGGTGCAGCATCGGGCCGCGCCAGACCACTGGGGCGTTCCCGGGGGTGAACATGCCGATCGAGATCACCTTCACGCCGTTCGCCGACGGCGGCATGATCATGTTCTCGACCTGGGTGGGCCGTCCGTCGGCGCCCAGCATGCGGGGCACCGAGTGGCCGTAGATGTCGGCGTCCACCACGCCGACCTTGAGCCCGTCGGCGGCCATCGCGGCGGCCAGGTTGACCGTCACCGACGACTTGCCGACGCCGCCCTTGCCGGACGCCACCGCGTAGACCCGGGTCAGCGAGCCGGGCTTGGCGAAGGGCACCTCGCGCTCGGCCTGGCCGCCGCGCAGCGAGGTCGCCAGCTCACGGCGCTGCTCGTCGCTCATCACATCGAGTTCGACCGTGACCCCGGTCACTCCCTCGACCTCGGCGACCGCCGTCCGCACGCTGTTGGTGATCGTGTCTCGCATCGGACAGCCGGAGACTGTGAGGTAGACCACCACGGCGACCGAGCCATCCGCCGCGATCTCGACGGATTTGACCATGCCGAGGTCGGTGATCGGCTTGTGGATCTCCGGGTCGTTGACCGTCGCGAGCGCGGCGCGTACCGCGTCTTCGCTCGGCGCTGGGAGGGTGTCGGTAGCCATACGGAGATGGTACGGCGCCGCGGGCGGGACGCGGGATGTCCGTCGGCGGTCGCGTTCCTCACTCGGCCGGGGGTTCGCCGTGGACGCCGGCCCGCGGCGCGGTCCGTCCGCCGTCCGGCTCCCGGCGCAGGTCCTCCAGCTGGTCGCGGAGCCAGTCGCGGGTGGCGACCTCGCCCAGGCCCGTCCGCAGCGCCGCGATCTCCCTGGTGAGGAACTCGGTGTCGGCGATCGACCTCTCGTTCTGCTTGCGGTCCTGTTCGAGGTTGACGCGGTCGCGGTCGGCCTGGCGGTACTGGGCCAGCAGGATCAGCGGGGCGGAGTACGACGCCTGGAGCGAGAGCATCAGCGTCAGGAAGATGAACGGGAACGGGTCGAACCGCAGCCGCGGCGGCGCCAGGATGTTCCAGACCAGCCATAAGGCGACGAAGGCGGTCATCCAGGCGATGAACCGCCCAGTGCCCAGGAAGCGTGCGATCCGCTCCGACGCCTTGCCGAACGCCTCGGGGTCCCAGCGCGGCAGCGGGCTGCGGCGCCGCGCCTTGGGCCGGTCCAGCCGGATGCCCTCACCGTCCACCGGCGGCCTCCGGCAGGGCCACCCCGGCGTACAGCTCGCGCTCCCGCCAGTCGGACGGCAGCAGATGGTCCAGCACGTCGTCGACCGTCACGGCGCCGAGCAGGGAGCCGGTCTCGTCCACGACGGGCGCCGCGAGCAGGTTGTAGGTGGCCAGATGGCCGGCGACGACGGGCAGCGGGGTGTTCGGCGGCAGCGTCGGCAGATCGGTGTCGACGGACGCCCCCACGAGGGTGAACGGCGGGTCGCGCAGCAGCCGTTGGAAGTGGATGGTGCCCAGATAGCGGCCGGTGGGCGTCTGGTCGGGCGGGCGGCACACATAGACCTGGGCGGCGAGCGCGGGCGTCAGGTCCTGGTTGCGCACCCGGGCGAGCGCGTCCGCGATGGTGGCGTCCGGGCGCAGCACGATCGGCTCGGTCGTCATCAGACCGCCCGCCGACCCCTCCTCGTACGACATCAGCCGCCGCATGTCCGCCGCGTCGCGCGGGCGCATCAGGTCCAGCAGCCGCTCCTTGTCGGGTTCGGGGAGCTCGGAGAGCAGATCGGCCGCGTCATCGGGGTCCATGGCCTCCAGGACGTCGGCCGCGCGCTCCTCCTTGAGCTTGCCGAGGATCTCCACCTGGTCGTCGTCGGGCAGCTCCTCCAGGACGTCCGCGAGCCGCTCGTCGTCCAGGGCCGCCGCCACCTCGCCCCGGCGCTTGGCGGACAGGTGGTGCAGCACATTGGCCAGGTCGGCGGGGCGCAGCTGCTCGAAGGTGGCCAGCAGGTTCTCCGCGCCCTGGCCCTGCTCCTCCAGCGAGAAGCCGGTGACCGCCGACCAGTCCACGGTCAGCGCCTCGCCGCGGCGGCGCAGCGCGCCGGTCTTGCCGCGGCGTACGAAGACCTTGTCGACCTCCCACTCCCGGCGCGCGGGCAGCTGGGTCATCGCCACGTCGAGGACCGTCACCGGCTCGCCGGTCTCGACCATCCGCACCGTGCGGTCGAGCAGTTCGCCGAGTACCAGGGTTTCGGTGGGGCGCTGTTCGAAGCGGCGCATGTTGAGCACACCGGTGGTGATGACCTGACCGGACTCCACACCGGTCACCCGCGTCATGGGCAGGAAGATCCGGCGGCGGCCGATCACCTCGACCACCAGGCCGAGCACCCGCGGCGGGCGGCCGGCCAGCCGCAGCATCGCCACGACATCGCGTACCCGCCCCACCTGGTCGCCGTTCGGGTCGAAGACGGCGACGCCCGCGAGATGCGAGACGAAGACCCGGGGGGCGCCTGCCGGCATGCCCTGCCTCCCCTCGTATATGGGGCTTTGTGGTCATTCAAGGTAATAGTCCGCTCTTCACCGGGTTCAGGCTAACGTGCCCGCACCTGCCCTGCCGCCGGGCGCGGGCGGTACGGCACCCTGCGGACACCGCGCGACGGCACCGGTACGCTGCCCTACTGCACCGGCATCAGGAGGCAGAGCGGACGTGCGCACCCGGAACAGGGCTGTCGTTGCGGCGATGTGCGCGGGGTTGGCCGCCACGCTCGCCGCGTGTGGCGGCGGCGGTGGGGAACAGGACCCCGACGCGGGGACGAACGGCGTGGGAAAGCTCCCCGCCACGAAGATCGAGAGCAAGGTCCGTCAGGCGGTCGCCGGCGCGAGTTCGGTGCGGCTCTCCGGCACGCTCGTCACCCAGGGAGCCACCTACAAGCTGAACATGCGGCTCAAGGCCGACGGCGGCACCGGCCAGGTCTCCACCAAGGGCTCCAGCTTCGAGCTGCTGCGCGTCGGCAAGGAGCTCTACCTCAAGGCCGACGCGGGCTTCTGGTCCCACGACGGCGGGGACGAGGGACACAGCGGTGCGGCCGACGCGGCCGGGAAGCTGGACGACAAGTATGTGAAGGTCCCCTCCGGCGACCCCTCCTACCAGCGGCTCAGCGGTTTCACCGATATGAAGCTGCTGCTGGACGGGTTGCTCGGCCTGCACGGCAAGGTCGCCACGGGCGACCACGGGCGGGTGGACGGCGTACGGACGATCCGCATCAGCGCGGGCAAGGCCGGTGAGGGCGGATCGCTCGATGTCTCCCTGAAGGGGCGGCCCTATCCGCTGCGGCTGCAGCGGGCGGGCGGCGCGGGCGTGATCCAGCTCGCGGACTGGAACAAGGGCTTCAAGCTCGCCGCCCCGGAGAAGGGTCATGTGCTCGACTACGGGCAGCAGATCCCGGAGACGCCGTAGCCGCGAGCGCCCGTATGGGCGGCGGGGGCGCGTCCTTGAAGCCAGGGCGCGTCCTTACGGCGGGCTTCAGGGCCGGACGCGGCCTTACGGGCGTCGGAGCCAGGACGCGGCCTTACGGGCGTCGGAACCGGGACGCGGCCTTACCCGGTGTCAGAAGCTACGACGCGTCCTTACGGCCGCCACGGGCGCGCTTCTTGCGGCGGGCGAGGAGCTTCGGGAGCGCCGCCGGGATCGGCCGGCGGGTGGTCGCCGGGGACGGCAGCGGGGTCGCCGCCAGGGAGCCGGTGGGGTGTTCGGCGAGCGCTCCGGGCGCGGGCTCCAGCCGCAGCACCCGGCATTCGCGCGCCCAGCGCTCCGCGATGTGGTCGGCGTCCGGCGCGTTCAGCCGCTTGCCCTTGAGCTCGTCGACCACCGCTGTCCACGCCTCGCCGCCCGGGGCCAGCTCGACCACCCGCGCGGGCCAGCCGACCAGGCGCCCGCCCTTGTCCTTGCTGCGCACGGTCACCGTGGCGCTTCCGCCGTCGGCCAGTCCGAGGCCCTGGAGGGGCTGTTCCTGGGGCCCGTCACCGACGAGGCAGACCGCGCCCTCGTGCCAGATGTGCCACAGGGCGCGCGGGGCGCC contains:
- a CDS encoding sec-independent translocase, which translates into the protein MLDIGPLELVALVVLAVLVFGPDKLPKVIRDVSQFIRKIREFSDSAKEDIRSELGPEFKDFEFEDLNPKTFVRKHVLDSDELGLKEIRNGFDLRKEMAEVADAVHGRESDPPQGSSGASGTTPPSLSKGDSSTPDLLRKREEPSREERPPFDSDAT
- a CDS encoding DUF1003 domain-containing protein, translating into MDGEGIRLDRPKARRRSPLPRWDPEAFGKASERIARFLGTGRFIAWMTAFVALWLVWNILAPPRLRFDPFPFIFLTLMLSLQASYSAPLILLAQYRQADRDRVNLEQDRKQNERSIADTEFLTREIAALRTGLGEVATRDWLRDQLEDLRREPDGGRTAPRAGVHGEPPAE
- a CDS encoding magnesium transporter MgtE N-terminal domain-containing protein; the encoded protein is MPAGAPRVFVSHLAGVAVFDPNGDQVGRVRDVVAMLRLAGRPPRVLGLVVEVIGRRRIFLPMTRVTGVESGQVITTGVLNMRRFEQRPTETLVLGELLDRTVRMVETGEPVTVLDVAMTQLPARREWEVDKVFVRRGKTGALRRRGEALTVDWSAVTGFSLEEQGQGAENLLATFEQLRPADLANVLHHLSAKRRGEVAAALDDERLADVLEELPDDDQVEILGKLKEERAADVLEAMDPDDAADLLSELPEPDKERLLDLMRPRDAADMRRLMSYEEGSAGGLMTTEPIVLRPDATIADALARVRNQDLTPALAAQVYVCRPPDQTPTGRYLGTIHFQRLLRDPPFTLVGASVDTDLPTLPPNTPLPVVAGHLATYNLLAAPVVDETGSLLGAVTVDDVLDHLLPSDWRERELYAGVALPEAAGGR